A single Puntigrus tetrazona isolate hp1 unplaced genomic scaffold, ASM1883169v1 S000000682, whole genome shotgun sequence DNA region contains:
- the kcnk17 gene encoding potassium channel subfamily K member 16, protein MLPMFSGKLCHFLSIARFPSILFLGIIYVAYVLVGGLIFWKLEGWYVLQQIDLLKEKRMKLLEKYPCVGQNGLRELAQMIKAASLSGLSPESNDTADGFWKFTSSSVFAATVVTTIGYGNIIPLTTAGQIFCVLFALFGVPLNVVILNRVGKYMLAIERNFCNFLEKKIDRGKCVRISIHSISFVSSAFLYFVVPMLLFKEYEGWSYAEAIYYCFITLSTIGFGDYVADHNPEINYPEWYSCLMAVWIFFGLAWLALLVNHSIELLESLNAYMRGRQNAQTQVEESKEQPDKGLKGEET, encoded by the exons ATGCTTCCCATGTTTTCGGGAAAGTTATGCCACTTTCTCAGCATAGCTCGGTTCCCTTCTATTCTGTTCCTTGGAATTATTTATGTAGCCTATGTCCTTGTTGGAGGTCTGATCTTCTGGAAACTAGAAGGATGGTATGTGCTACAACAGATTGATCtcctgaaagagaaaagaatgaaacTACTTGAGAAGTACCCATGCGTGGGTCAGAATGGGCTCAGAGAACTAGCACAG atGATAAAAGCTGCTTCGCTGAGTGGTTTAAGTCCAGAGAGCAATGACACCGCAGATGGTTTCTGGAAATTTACCAGCTCATCTGTGTTTGCAGCAACTGTGGTCACAACTATTG GCTATGGGAATATAATTCCATTGACGACAGCTGGTCAAatcttctgtgttttgtttgcgCTTTTTGGTGTTCCCCTGAATGTAGTGATCCTAAATAGAGTTGGAAAATACATGTTGGCAATTGAAAGGAATTTTTGCAATTTTCTGGAGAAAAAAATTGATAGAGGG AAATGTGTACGAATATCCATTCACAGTATATCTTTTGTGAGCTCAGCATTTTTGTACTTTGTGGTTCCTATGCTGCTTTTTAAAGAGTATGAGGGATGGAGTTACGCTGAAGCCATTTATTACTGCTTCATAACACTCAGCACTATTGGATTCGGAGATTATGTTGCAG ATCACAATCCAGAAATAAACTACCCAGAGTGGTACAGTTGTTTGATGGCAGTCTGGATATTCTTTGGACTGGCTTGGCTTGCTCTTCTCGTCAATCACTCCATTGAATTACTGGAGAGCCTGAATGCATACATGAGAGGAAGGCAGAATGCACAAACACAAGTGGAGGAGTCCAAAGAACAGCCAGATAAAGGACTAAAAGGGGAagaaacatga